In one Lycium barbarum isolate Lr01 chromosome 7, ASM1917538v2, whole genome shotgun sequence genomic region, the following are encoded:
- the LOC132602225 gene encoding thaumatin-like protein 1b, with amino-acid sequence MLFSRTYIISVFFFFFYVNVYCFNIAGSYAANFIIKNNCPYSIWPATLTGQGPQLLTGFELTSQASQTLEVPNSWSGRVWARFVCLNDATGKFTCLSGDCGTGQVTCNNKGAIPPATLVEFTLAGYGGKDFYDISLVDGFNLPVSVVPQNRAGCNSTSCPVDIDNKGCPEELALRNPKGGVIGCKSACVAFQQPQYCCTGPYGSPKTCKPTKYSLQFKHLCPQAYSYAYDDATSTFTCTGADYLITFCP; translated from the coding sequence atGTTATTTTCTAGGACTTACATCATATccgtctttttcttcttcttttatgtTAATGTTTACTGTTTTAATATTGCAGGTTCTTATGCAGCCAACttcataataaaaaataattgcCCTTACTCAATTTGGCCCGCTACACTTACTGGTCAAGGACCCCAATTACTTACAGGATTTGAATTAACATCACAAGCTTCACAAACTCTTGAGGTACCAAATTCATGGTCAGGAAGGGTATGGGCAAGATTTGTTTGTTTGAACGATGCCACCGGAAAATTCACTTGTCTTAGTGGAGATTGTGGGACAGGCCAAGTAACTTGCAACAATAAGGGTGCAATTCCACCAGCAACTCTTGTAGAATTCACATTAGCGGGGTATGGAGGAAAGGACTTTTATGACATTAGCTTGGTTGATGGTTTTAATCTGCCAGTTTCTGTTGTCCCTCAAAATAGAGCAGGCTGCAATTCGACAAGTTGTCCAGTTGATATCGACAATAAAGGATGTCCAGAAGAGTTAGCACTAAGAAATCCAAAGGGTGGTGTCATTGGGTGCAAAAGTGCTTGTGTAGCATTTCAACAACCACAATATTGTTGCACTGGTCCATATGGTTCTCCAAAAACTTGCAAACCAACGAAATATTCTTTACAATTCAAACATTTATGTCCTCAAGCTTATAGTTATGCTTATGATGACGCAACTAGCACGTTTACTTGTACTGGAGCTGACTATTTGATAACTTTTTGCCCATGA